In the Arthrobacter sp. Soc17.1.1.1 genome, CCTCGCAGCGGCGGTCGCCCTGGCCTCCTGCACGGCGGGCGAGGTCTCCCCTCCCCAGCCCTCCGCTGCCGCGACGACGGCCCCGGCCGCGGACGCGACGACGTTCACCTTCGGCACGGCGGCCGATCCCCGCACCCTCGACCCGGCACTGGCCAACGACACGGAGTCCTACCGTGTGTCGCAGCAGATCCTCGAGGGCCTCGTGGGCGTCGATCCCCTGACGTCCGAACCGACGCCGCTGCTGGCCGAGGCGTGGGAGGAACAGGACGACGGCCGGACGTACGAGTTCACGCTCCGGGAGGATGTCGTCTTCCACGACGGCCGGCCCTTCGACGCCGCGGCAGTATGCGCGAACTTCGACCGCTGGTACACCCTGCCGGCCACGACCCGCGCCGGCACCTCCCGCCTGCCGTTCGAGAACGTGTTCAAGGCGTTCTCGGACCGGCCGGACGTCAGCCTCTACGAGGGCTGCACCCCGACGTCCCGGTACACCGTGGACCTGCGGCTGCAGGGGAGGATCACCGGCCTCATCCCGGCCCTCGCCGCCCCGGCATTCGCGATGTCCTCCCCCGCGGCGCTCCAGGCGGGGGCGGCGGACGAGCTCGGCGAGAGCCGGGACGGGACGCCCATCTCCCGGTACGGCCTGGCCCCGGTGGGCACGGGGCCCTTCCGCCTGGTCTCCTGGCTGCCCGGCGCCGTCGACCTCGACGCCTTCGGCGGGTACTGGGGGGAACGCGGCGAGGTCCGGAAGGTGGCGTTCACCACCATCCCCAACCCCGACTCCCGGGCGCGGGCCCTCACATCGGGGCGGATCGACGGCTACGACTTCGTCAGTGTGGACAGCGCCGTCGACCTGGCCCGCAACGGGCTCCAGTTCCTCCAGCGCGACCCGTACTCCGTGCTGTACCTCGGCATGAACGAGGCGTTCCCGGGGGTCGACGACGCCCTCTTCCGCCAGGCGGTGGCGCACGCCGTGGACAAGGACGCCCTCATCGAGGGCCGTTTCCTCAACGGCACCAAACCGGCGCGACAGTTCATCCCGGAGAAGCTCGGCGTGAGCAACGACTCCGTGCAGAACTACGGGCACGACCTGGACCGCGCCAAGGAGCTGCTGGAGGAGTCCGGGTACGACGGGCGTGAACTCCCCTTCTACTACCCCCGGAACGTCTCGCGGGCCTACCTGCCCTCCCCCGAGAAGGCGTACGCCGAACTCAGCCGCCAGCTGACGGAGGCGGGCTTCAACATCAGGCCCGTGCCCGTCGAGTGGAGCGACGGCTACGTGGAGACCGTGCAGGCGTCCGGCGACCGGGCCTTCCACCTCCTCGGCTGGAGCGGGAGCTACGAGGACCCCGACAACTTCGTCGGCGCCCTCTTCGGCAACCGCACCGACGAATTCGGCTACGACGACCCGCAGCTGTTCAGCAAGATCAACCGGGCCCGCGGACTGCCGGACGGCGAGGACCGCTCGGAGGCCTACGCGAGCATCAGCTCCCAGATCGCGGGCCGGATCCCGGCCGTACCCCTGGCCTTCCCCATCTCCGCGCTGGCCATGAGCGCCCGCGTGGCCTCCTACCCCGTCAGCCCGGTCATGCGGGAGGTCTTCAACCGGATCGATCTAGCGGACGCCGAGCCCCTGCCCGAACCCTCGGAGTGAGCCGAGGCACGGCGCCTCCCGCTCCCGCGGACCCCTGCGGATTTAGGGAGTGTCGCCGCCAGCGGCTAGGATTTCCCTGCTACGACCTCGCGACTGGAGACCACGTTGACCACTAGTAATCTGGGCACCCCTGCCAGGACCACCGACGTCGTGCTGATCGGCGGTGGGATCATGAGCGCAACGCTCGGAGCGTTCCTCCGGCAGCTCCAGCCCGAGTGGGACATCTCCCTCTTCGAGCGGCTCGACGTCGCCGGACTCGAGAGCTCCGACCCCTGGAACAACGCCGGCACCGGCCACTCCGCCCTGTGCGAACTGAACTACTCCCCCGCAGGCAAGGACGGCTCCGTCGACCCGGCCAAGGCCGTCGCGATCAACGAGCAGTTCCAGGTCTCGCGGCAGTTCTGGTCCCACATGGTGTCCGAGGGCCACATCGGCGATCCCCGCACCTTCATCAACCCCGTGCCCCACATGAGCTTCGTGTGGGGGCAGGCGAACGCCGGGTACCTGCGCCGGCGCTACGAGGCGCTCAGCGCGCAGCCGCTGTTCCAGACCATGGAGCACAGCGAGGACCACGACACGATCGCCGGCTGGACCCCGCTCGTCATGAAGGGCCGCAACCCCTCGCAGCCCGTCGCCGCGTCCAGGGTCGAGGGCGGCACCGACGTCGACTTCGGCGCCCTGACGCGCCAGCTCACCGAGTACCTGGAGGGCACGGGAGTCGACCTCCACTACGGCTTCGACGTGCTCGACGTCGCCCGCGCCACCGACGGACGCTGGGACGTCAAGGTCAAAAACAGGGCGACCGGCCAGACCAGCACCATCACCACGAAGTTCGTGTTCATCGGCGCCGGCGGCGGCGCCCTGCACCTGCTGCAGCGCAGCGGCATCCCGGAGGGCAAGGGCTTCGCCGGTTTCCCCGTCTCCGGCCAGTTCCTCCGCTGCACCGATCCCGACCTCGTCGGCCAGCACAACGCCAAGGTCTACGGCCAGGCGTCGGTGGGAGCACCGCCCATGTCCGTGCCGCACCTCGACACGCGCTTCGTCAAGGGC is a window encoding:
- a CDS encoding malate:quinone oxidoreductase produces the protein MGTPARTTDVVLIGGGIMSATLGAFLRQLQPEWDISLFERLDVAGLESSDPWNNAGTGHSALCELNYSPAGKDGSVDPAKAVAINEQFQVSRQFWSHMVSEGHIGDPRTFINPVPHMSFVWGQANAGYLRRRYEALSAQPLFQTMEHSEDHDTIAGWTPLVMKGRNPSQPVAASRVEGGTDVDFGALTRQLTEYLEGTGVDLHYGFDVLDVARATDGRWDVKVKNRATGQTSTITTKFVFIGAGGGALHLLQRSGIPEGKGFAGFPVSGQFLRCTDPDLVGQHNAKVYGQASVGAPPMSVPHLDTRFVKGERSLLFGPYAGFSTKFLKRGSYLDLPTSIRTSNLVPMLAVAKDNMSLTKYLVTEVLKNRDAKNEALTEFLPSADGGSWELISAGQRVQVIKKAPKKGGVLQFGTEVITSADGTVGALLGASPGASTAAPIMVELLKRCFPDRMTGWEPKLKEMLPGYGVRLNETPALAGEVQALTDRVLKLK
- a CDS encoding ABC transporter substrate-binding protein, whose translation is MKTPAARRIRPGRVRRGVLPLAAGLAAAVALASCTAGEVSPPQPSAAATTAPAADATTFTFGTAADPRTLDPALANDTESYRVSQQILEGLVGVDPLTSEPTPLLAEAWEEQDDGRTYEFTLREDVVFHDGRPFDAAAVCANFDRWYTLPATTRAGTSRLPFENVFKAFSDRPDVSLYEGCTPTSRYTVDLRLQGRITGLIPALAAPAFAMSSPAALQAGAADELGESRDGTPISRYGLAPVGTGPFRLVSWLPGAVDLDAFGGYWGERGEVRKVAFTTIPNPDSRARALTSGRIDGYDFVSVDSAVDLARNGLQFLQRDPYSVLYLGMNEAFPGVDDALFRQAVAHAVDKDALIEGRFLNGTKPARQFIPEKLGVSNDSVQNYGHDLDRAKELLEESGYDGRELPFYYPRNVSRAYLPSPEKAYAELSRQLTEAGFNIRPVPVEWSDGYVETVQASGDRAFHLLGWSGSYEDPDNFVGALFGNRTDEFGYDDPQLFSKINRARGLPDGEDRSEAYASISSQIAGRIPAVPLAFPISALAMSARVASYPVSPVMREVFNRIDLADAEPLPEPSE